From the genome of Raphanus sativus cultivar WK10039 unplaced genomic scaffold, ASM80110v3 Scaffold2040, whole genome shotgun sequence, one region includes:
- the LOC130505150 gene encoding uncharacterized protein LOC130505150, with amino-acid sequence MESMFKQIMDAQSRLAKDIGHEFQTVHSKIDTSYTELNNKFLLLASRFNALESQVASMPSSSKSPMGSLLGKPDKNPKESCNVVISTTYSKIELSDHEKEVDEIERLLHGTEIVATAEAHMVDKVMERVQVQVERKVEATNLQRAEPRAEKQVERRADNKLKEVKLEEATEVELSPYEVPLPFPQRVLTKAQKKVISKFRKDLSDVGVKLPEISGMREAHVQMLLIQDILTHKEEVAELLNISTLQLDPPVPPKSLPKLGHQGMFTLPCSLGQLTLKDALVDSGASVNVISMEMVKSIGIESMEPDKSSLQFGDSSSTTPL; translated from the coding sequence ATGGAGTCAATGTTCAAGCAGATAATGGATGCTCAGTCTAGATTAGCAAAGGACATTGGTCATGAGTTCCAAACCGTGCACTCCAAGATTGATACTAGCTATACCGAGCTGAACAACAAGTTCCTACTACTTGCCTCTCGCTTTAATGCTTTGGAGAGTCAGGTCGCCTCTATGCCATCATCTTCCAAGAGCCCAATGGGATCACTACTAGGGAAACCAGATAAGAATCCCaaggagtcttgcaatgttGTCATCTCTACTACTTATTCAAAGATTGAGCTGAGTGATCATGAGAAAGAGGTGGATGAGATTGAAAGACTTTTGCATGGAACAGAGATTGTAGCAACAGCTGAAGCACATATGGTGGATAAGGTTATGGAAAGGGTTCAGGTGCAAGTTGAAAGGAAAGTTGAAGCAACAAATctgcagagagctgagcctaGGGCTGAGAAACAAGTTGAGAGGAGAGCTGACAACAAGCTGAAAGAGGTTAAGCTAGAAGAAGCCACTGAGGTTGAGCTGTCACCATATGAGGTCCCACTCCCATTTCCACAAAGGGTTctcaccaaagctcagaagaaggtTATCTCTAAGTTCAGGAAGGACCTAAGTGATGTTGGCGTCAAGCTTCCAGAGATCTCGGGTATGCGTGAGGCTCATGTCCAAATGCTGCTCATCCAGGACATTCTCACTCACAAAGAAGAAGTAGCAGAGCTCCTGAACATCTCAACACTGCAGCTTGACCCACCAGTCCCTCCAAAGTCTCTTCCTAAGCTTGGACACCAAGGGATGTTCACTTTACCTTGCTCCCTTGGTCAGCTCACTCTTAAAGATGCTCTTGTTGATTCTGGTGCTAGTGTGAATGTAATCTCAATGGAGATGGTGAAGAGTATAGGGATTGAGAGTATGGAACCAGACAAGTCTTCACTACAGTTTGGGGATTCCTCTTCTACAACCCCACTTG